One part of the Hyalangium ruber genome encodes these proteins:
- a CDS encoding LysR family transcriptional regulator has protein sequence MNWDDLRYLLALSEHGSLSAAGRHLRVDQATVGRRLAALQRAVGIPLVERSSQGMRLTAAGEQAVLTARRIEDTTAALARQLAEAEPRVAGTVRVTAPDTVASQLLAPNLALLRERHPELQVELLASSRAVNLARQEADVAVRLFRPLEPTLAVRRLGTLAFALYASPDYVRRRGRPRLDALREHVLVTDDASVPGTAEKQWLEEVGQGASVALRSNTRYALLTAARAGVGLALLPCYLGDTEPGLLRVCPPEKVPPREAWLVVHQDLQRVPRVRAVIDFLGEVFTREVPRLRGDKPAVGTRRKRR, from the coding sequence ATGAACTGGGATGACCTCCGATATCTGCTGGCCTTGAGCGAGCACGGCTCGCTCTCGGCGGCGGGCCGTCACCTCCGGGTGGATCAAGCGACCGTGGGCCGGCGGCTGGCGGCGCTTCAACGCGCAGTCGGCATTCCACTCGTGGAGCGCTCCTCGCAAGGCATGCGCCTGACGGCCGCGGGAGAGCAGGCGGTGCTGACAGCCCGCCGGATCGAGGACACCACCGCCGCGCTCGCGCGCCAGCTCGCCGAAGCGGAGCCGCGCGTGGCGGGCACCGTCCGAGTCACCGCGCCCGATACCGTGGCGAGCCAACTCCTGGCGCCGAACCTGGCGCTGCTGCGAGAGCGCCATCCGGAGCTACAAGTGGAGCTGCTGGCCAGCTCGCGTGCCGTCAACCTCGCGCGCCAGGAGGCCGATGTGGCCGTCCGCCTCTTCCGCCCGCTGGAACCCACGCTGGCCGTGCGCCGTCTGGGGACGCTGGCATTTGCCCTCTATGCCTCACCCGACTACGTGCGTCGGCGGGGGCGCCCCCGCCTCGATGCGCTACGCGAGCATGTGCTCGTCACGGATGATGCCTCCGTGCCCGGAACCGCCGAGAAGCAGTGGCTGGAGGAAGTCGGGCAAGGGGCCTCCGTGGCCCTGAGGAGCAACACCCGGTATGCGCTGCTCACCGCGGCCCGGGCGGGCGTGGGACTGGCCCTGCTGCCCTGCTACCTGGGGGATACCGAGCCGGGCCTGCTCCGGGTGTGTCCACCGGAGAAAGTGCCCCCACGCGAGGCCTGGCTGGTCGTACATCAGGACCTTCAGCGAGTGCCGCGTGTGCGCGCCGTCATCGACTTCCTGGGAGAGGTCTTCACCCGCGAGGTGCCACGTCTCCGAGGAGATAAGCCCGCGGTGGGTACGCGTCGGAAGCGGCGCTAA
- a CDS encoding threonine ammonia-lyase, with the protein MSTEFHPPAFSAIQAARTRIAPFIRHTPLEPSRALSERIGARAFLKLECLQVTGSFKPRISFNKLLAVGEERRARGVVASSAGGHGIGLSHAARVLGAPAELFLPHGADVRKVEVIRQNGARLHFFDTVAQAREAARAHAREHAQLFVSAYNDPDIIAGGGTVGLELVEDLPEVDLVVVGVGGGGLMAGMGLVLEHQAPNARIWGVQPEASPVMATWLERGQPVAVETRPNIADGLGAHPEPDTLTFPLLQRLADRMVLVSEADIRDAMGWLLEEHQLVVEPSGAAPVAALLRYPPTGFRNVVVVLTGRNISRQRYLQLLGERHA; encoded by the coding sequence ATGAGCACCGAATTCCACCCTCCCGCTTTTTCCGCCATCCAGGCTGCGCGTACCCGCATCGCGCCCTTCATCCGGCACACGCCGCTGGAACCGTCGCGCGCTCTCTCCGAGCGCATCGGCGCCCGCGCCTTCCTCAAGCTGGAGTGTCTGCAGGTGACCGGCAGCTTCAAGCCCCGCATCTCCTTCAACAAGCTCCTGGCGGTGGGGGAGGAGCGGCGCGCTCGGGGCGTGGTGGCCTCCTCGGCGGGGGGACATGGCATTGGCCTGTCCCACGCCGCGCGTGTCCTGGGGGCCCCCGCGGAGCTGTTCCTCCCTCATGGTGCGGACGTGCGTAAGGTGGAAGTCATCCGCCAGAACGGTGCTCGCCTGCACTTCTTCGACACCGTGGCGCAGGCACGCGAGGCCGCCCGCGCGCATGCGCGAGAGCATGCGCAGCTCTTCGTCTCCGCCTATAACGATCCGGACATCATCGCCGGCGGCGGCACGGTGGGACTGGAGCTGGTCGAGGATCTGCCAGAGGTGGATTTGGTGGTCGTCGGTGTAGGCGGGGGAGGGCTGATGGCGGGGATGGGGCTGGTGCTCGAGCACCAGGCTCCCAACGCACGTATCTGGGGTGTCCAACCCGAGGCCAGCCCCGTCATGGCCACATGGCTGGAGAGGGGCCAGCCCGTAGCCGTGGAGACCCGTCCAAACATCGCCGATGGGCTGGGCGCCCACCCCGAGCCCGATACGCTGACATTCCCGCTGCTCCAGCGGCTGGCGGATCGGATGGTGCTCGTCTCCGAGGCGGACATTCGCGACGCCATGGGGTGGCTGTTGGAGGAGCACCAGCTCGTCGTCGAGCCTTCCGGAGCCGCGCCTGTCGCGGCGCTCCTGCGCTACCCACCGACGGGCTTTCGGAACGTGGTGGTCGTCCTCACTGGACGCAACATCAGCCGGCAGCGGTACCTCCAGCTGCTCGGTGAGCGGCACGCATGA